The following coding sequences lie in one Fusarium poae strain DAOMC 252244 chromosome 1, whole genome shotgun sequence genomic window:
- a CDS encoding hypothetical protein (TransMembrane:9 (o25-46i87-106o121-141i162-184o215-239i415-437o457-477i484-502o508-524i)): MWPFTRCGEDACEIPPRPVTLASSISALPFLFICISTSILVVRHVFPRLSTDADSRDGEDHVLPTHAPACLRQVHAEHGAKSWRRRGAAWTFGLTVGLAATLGALIMDEIIEVVNADSRNLALRITVPSLLFLLVVLVPWLECRSVVTSAGWSFQRTARGKLPRFAWGLHAALFIGWLFAFWSVGQAVPEGAMRKTSNGNGSLSDMLTRGCLERIGVVGISLMALLSGFAAVSSPWHAFMDLTARRKRPVTDADVARKQAGWDTANEMLLTKRHRLQFLERKTSGAQTGASAKGSGLVGKVMGSLRGPTGDEAEMRSLRLEIAGLETMEANLASGVSLLKSHRAATVRASTSLGRLFLVPSQLFSLYCLYRIGATTITTIRRAYSPTSSFANTDPINRFLSILARHWDPKLDQLAWARLISFALSGVILVASANSVVQTFHLFAKWTPGLLRQAQANLALVVGQIAATYVISAALLLRSQLPSALGSAVGSVLRGALSPAFVDGWFEGWFLVGSLATAIGIWVGRKLGGEDEWDEYGMEEVGAKMS; encoded by the coding sequence ATGTGGCCTTTTACTCGCTGCGGTGAAGACGCCTGCGAAATACCTCCTCGCCCTGTCACTCTCGCCTCGTCCATTTCCGCCCTCCCATTTCTCTTTATCTGCATATCGACATCAATCCTCGTCGTCCGCCATGTCTTCCCTCGATTAAGTACCGATGCCGACTCCCGCGACGGCGAAGACCACGTCCTGCCTACACATGCGCCAGCTTGTCTGCGACAAGTCCACGCTGAACACGGTGCTAAGAGCTGGAGACGGCGCGGTGCAGCCTGGACGTTTGGTCTTACTGTTGGATTGGCTGCTACACTCGGTGCGCTAATAATGGATGAGATAATTGAGGTTGTGAATGCGGATTCCAGAAATTTGGCCTTGAGAATAACAGTGCCAAGTCTTCTGTTCCTTCTGGTCGTGTTGGTGCCTTGGCTGGAATGTCGATCAGTTGTTACAAGCGCAGGATGGAGTTTCCAAAGAACGGCGCGGGGAAAGCTGCCCCGGTTTGCCTGGGGACTACACGCAGCTTTGTTCATTGGATGGCTTTTTGCCTTTTGGTCGGTTGGCCAGGCCGTTCCAGAGGGTGCGATGCGCAAGACAAGCAACGGGAATGGAAGCCTGTCGGATATGCTCACACGTGGCTGTTTGGAACgcattggtgttgttggtatCTCACTGATGGCCCTACTATCTGGTTTTGCTGCTGTTTCTTCACCGTGGCACGCATTTATGGATCTTACAGCTCGAAGAAAACGACCCGTCACGGACGCTGACGTTGCAAGGAAACAAGCCGGTTGGGACACAGCAAATGAGATGCTCCTTACAAAACGCCATCGTCTGCAGTTTCTCGAGCGAAAGACTTCTGGTGCGCAGACTGGGGCCTCTGCCAAGGGAAGCGGTCTTGTTGGTAAAGTCATGGGCTCTCTGCGTGGACCAACCGGCGATGAAGCGGAAATGCGATCTCTAAGATTGGAGATTGCTGGTCTCGAGACTATGGAAGCAAACCTGGCATCCGGAGTGTCCCTGCTCAAGAGTCATCGTGCAGCAACAGTACGTGCGTCTACATCTCTTGGTCGACTTTTCCTCGTCCCCTCGCAGCTTTTCAGTCTGTACTGTCTCTACCGTATCGGCGCCACTACAATCACGACTATTCGCCGAGCTTATTCGCCGACATCAAGTTTTGCCAACACGGATCCTATCAACCGTTTCTTGAGTATCCTCGCTCGCCATTGGGACCCAAAGCTTGACCAGCTGGCGTGGGCGCGGCTCATCAGTTTTGCTCTTAGCGGTGTCATTCTTGTTGCAAGCGCCAACAGTGTCGTCCAAACATTCCACCTCTTTGCCAAGTGGACACCCGGCTTACTGCGTCAAGCTCAAGCAAATCTGGCACTGGTTGTCGGACAGATCGCAGCGACTTATGTCATCTCCGCCGCTCTCCTACTACGCAGTCAGTTGCCTTCTGCATTGGGTTCAGCAGTCGGGAGTGTATTGCGAGGTGCATTGAGCCCTGCGTTTGTCGACGGCTGGTTTGAAGGATGGTTTCTGGTAGGCAGCCTGGCTACAGCCATTGGTATCTGGGTAGGCAGAAAGCTTGGAGGAGAAGATGAGTGGGATGAGTACGGAATGGAAGAGGTCGGCGCCAAAATGTCTTAG
- a CDS encoding hypothetical protein (BUSCO:44198at5125): MAPKKKEQQKMSLGDFLADSFGGGSSWADEVEETSYAIGTQALPPSDRSRYSSNINSSSSWQDRGFSVREAAPQTLPDKPPFTAHLGNLAYDVTNDAVADFLTGCGVVNVRLIEDRELQRPKGFGYVEFETLEGLKQALALDGESFGGRMIKIKVADPPRGGDPGRGDSIREMGAWDRKGPLTDAPSRGGARDFGDRERRPRDPAFESRPQREFTWERHGPLAPLSPQEGSGSRDGSRPRASPDVQGDRSDSFRGNRRDSPAWGEAREGGSRPRPERPERPERTATAAEKDMQWRDRMRPDSAKPTSPDGSAPPSPALSNAPTAQGGRPRLNLQKRTVSEAPDASSNAAGEAKASPFGAARPIDTAAREKEIEVKRQQAIQEKREADEKAKEEKRLAKEAAAKAEAEAEADAQAKAEAKAEADAAAAKEAESATETKEAPQTTEESAEPKAEDANGEQKVPVRTREPREAPKSRANEASSWRSAGNDQRGPRGGAGPRGGRGGRGGMRDARTGPLRSNGAAPQQASASPDAEPATPTADDDGWTTVPNKKGRQGRAMGP, from the exons ATGG CTCCTAAGAAGAAGGAACAGCAGAAGATGTCCCTTGGGGACTTTCTGGCTGACA GTTTTGGTGGAGGCTCTTCTTGGGCTGATGAAGTAGAGGAGACTTCCTACG CTATTG GCACCCAGGCTCTGCCCCCTTCCGATCGCTCTCGGTATAGCAGCAACATCAACTCTTCTTCCAGCTGGCAGGACCGGG GTTTCTCCGTTCGCGAAGCTGCCCCTCAGACTCTCCCCGATAAGCCTCCCTTTACCGCTCACCTCGGTAACCTGGCCTACGATGTTACCAACGATGCTGTAGCCGACTTCCTTACAGGCTGTGGTGTCGTCAATGTCCGTCTCATTGAGGACCGCGAGTTACAGCGTCCCAAGGGATTCGGTTATGTTGAGTTTGAGACCCTTGAGGGTCTCAAGCAGGCCCTTGCCCTTGATGGTGAATCTTTCGGAGGACGAatgatcaagatcaaggttgCTGACCCTC CTCGTGGTGGTGATCCTGGCCGAGGAGATTCTATCCGCGAGATGGGCGCCTGGGACCGCAAGGGTCCTCTAACTGATGCTCCTTCGAGGGGTGGTGCCCGCGACTTCGGTGACCGTGAGCGTCGACCTCGCGATCCCGCTTTTGAGAGCCGTCCCCAGCGTGAGTTTACCTGGGAACGACACGGACCTCTCGCTCCCCTTTCACCTCAAGAGGGCTCTGGTTCGCGAGATGGAAGCCGTCCCCGTGCTTCTCCTGATGTGCAGGGCGACCGCAGCGACTCTTTCCGCGGCAACCGTCGTGACTCTCCTGCCTGGGGTGAGGCCCGTGAGGGTGGTTCTCGACCTCGCCCTGAGCGTCCTGAGCGTCCTGAACGAACTGCCACAGCTGCCGAAAAAGACATGCAGTGGCGCGACCGAATGCGTCCTGACTCCGCTAAGCCTACCTCGCCCGATGGTAGTGCTCCCCCTTCGCCCGCTCTTTCCAACGCACCCACAGCTCAGGGTGGACGCCCTCGCTTGAATCTCCAAAAGCGAACAGTCTCCGAGGCCCCTGACGCCTCATCAAACGCAGCTGGAGAGGCCAAGGCCAGCCCCTTCGGAGCCGCTCGTCCTATCGATACAGCAGCAAGAGAGAAGGAGATTGAGGTCAAGCGCCAGCAGGCTATCCAGGAGAAGCGCGAGGCCGacgagaaggccaaggaggaaaAGCGATTAGCGAAGGAGGCCGCTGCCAAGGCCGAGGccgaggctgaggctgatgCTCAGGCCAAGGCTGAGGCAAAGGCTGAAGCTGACGCTGCTGCGGCCAAGGAGGCTGAATCTGCTACCGAGACTAAGGAGGCTCCCCAGACAACAGAGGAGTCTGCAGAGCCCAAGGCCGAGGACGCCAATGGTGAACAGAAGGTCCCCGTTCGAACCCGGGAGCCTCGAGAGGCCCCCAAGTCAAGAGCAAACGAAGCTTCAAGCTGGCGCTCTGCCGGTAACGATCAGCGAGGACCCCGAGGAGGTGCCGGACCTCGAGGTGGACGTGGTGGACGTGGTGGTATGCGAGACGCCCGAACTGGACCCCTTCGATCCAACGGCGCTGCTCCTCAACAAGCTTCTGCCTCCCCTGATGCCGAGCCTGCTACCCCTACAGCCGATGATGACGGTTGGACCACGGTGCCCAACAAGAAGGGTCGCCAGGGTCGCGCGATGGGACCCTAG
- a CDS encoding hypothetical protein (TransMembrane:4 (i38-56o62-81i102-119o125-143i)~BUSCO:50614at5125), with product MTENGGREPQMMHLRQRQSSRGLFSPEVVDLVLPPLKFGGYAGSAGVLAGVGGSIFKEANPLIWGAVSGFQWFTLGTSFWFTRGIVLKAWGGEERLKNSEKTMASAISGTAAGAVGGLIRGPKNILPAMFVWTTVGAVGQIIANRMAVRKSRVDDEKEGFFTRWTPLKKLTDQEYKDMMFEKMLRIDADIALIDERIVELRKQAEEESKNKPSTQ from the exons ATGACTGAGAATGGAGGCCGGGAGCCTCAAATGATGCACTTGCGTCAACGCCAGTCATCCCGTGGGCTGTTCTCTCCCGAAGTCGTTGATCTTGTGCTACCACCCCTGAAGTTTGGTGGTTACGCTG GTAGTGCTGGTGTTCTGGCTGGCGTTGGAGGTTCAATTTTTAAAGAGGCAAATCCTTTAATTTGGGGCGCTGTTTCGGGTTTCCAATGGTTTACTTTAGGAACAAGCTTTTGGT TCACAAGAGGTATTGTCCTAAAGGCATGGGGCGGTGAGGAAAGACTCAAGAATTCAGAAAAGACAATGGCCAGCGCAATATCTGGTACAGCAGCAGGCGCAGTTGGTGGCTTGATCC GAGGACCCAAGAATATTCTGCCCGCCATGTTTGTCTGGACAACAGTGGGAGCTGTTGGGCAGATAATAGCAAACCGTATGGCAGTTCGCAAGTCCAGGGtggatgatgagaaggaagGATTCTTCACGCGGTGGACTCCGCTTAAGAAGCTTACAGACCAGGAGTATAAGGATATGATGTTTGAAAAGATGCTACGGATAGATGCTGACATTGCGCTTATTGATGAGCGTATTGTTGAACTACGGAAACAAGCTGAGGAGGAATCTAAAAATAAGCCTTCGACACAATAA